One window from the genome of Montipora foliosa isolate CH-2021 chromosome 5, ASM3666993v2, whole genome shotgun sequence encodes:
- the LOC138003017 gene encoding myogenic factor 5-like: MDDTSDKRPGGSKRYHLRPVSRESRSKLALLAACDEDEEDICSECFSDSTRIRRYPHLRSARDCATVRERNRMHKLNRAFEELRKVIPKASYSGEEKLSKIATLRLAIHYISVLSNMLEQNSSEEKDGDVCLEPTNKKQRLSDDEQDTASNSSGNEFGSDYSPEGIFFNESFWCGALEEFVVTNWDEQMLNDALGAYSIT, from the exons ATGGACGACACTTCGGACAAACGGCCGGGTGGTTCCAAAAGATACCATCTTCGGCCTGTTTCGCGTGAATCGCGCAGCAAATTGGCCTTGCTTGCAGCATGCGATGAGGATGAGGAAGATATATGTAGTGAATGTTTTAGCGACTCCACACGAATTAGAAGGTACCCCCATCTAAGGTCAGCGAGGGATTGTGCTACCGTGAGGGAACGAAACCGCATGCACAAGTTAAACAGAGCTTTCGAGGAATTAAGAAAAGTTATACCCAAGGCGAGCTACAGTGGGGAGGAAAAATTGTCGAAAATCGCTACATTAAGACTTGCTATTCATTACATCTCGGTGCTATCAAACATGTTAGAACAGAATTCCTCCGAGGAAAAAGATGGAGACGTTTGTCTAGAGCCAACGAACAAAAAACAACGTTTGAGCGATGATGAACAAGATACGGCATCCAACTCTAGCGGGAATGAATTTGGTTCAGATTATTCGCCAGAAGGAATCTTCTTCAATGAAA GTTTTTGGTGTGGAGCACTTGAGGAGTTTGTGGTCACAAACTGGGACGAACAGATGCTAAATGACGCCCTGGGAGCTTACTCGATCACGTAG